A single genomic interval of Capricornis sumatraensis isolate serow.1 chromosome 11, serow.2, whole genome shotgun sequence harbors:
- the GPAA1 gene encoding glycosylphosphatidylinositol anchor attachment 1 protein encodes MGLLSDPVRRRALARLVLRLNAPLCVLSYVAGIAWFLALAFPPLTQRTYMSENAMGSTMVEEQFAAGDRARSLARDFTAHRRKSGALPVAWLERTMRSVGLEVYTQSFSRKLPFPDETHERYMVSGINVYGILRAPRAASTESLVLTVPCGPDSTNSQAVGLMLALAAHFRGQIYWAKDIIFLVTEHDLLGTEAWLEAYHDVNVTGMQSSPLQGRAGAIQAAVALELSSDVVTSLDVAVEGLNGQLPNLDLLNLFQTFCQKGGLLCTLQGKLQPQDWTSIDGPLQSVQTLLLMVLQQASGRPHGAHGLFLRYRVEALTLRGINSFRQYKYDLVAVGKALEGMFRKLNHLLERLHQSFFFYLLPALSRFVSIGLYMPAAGFLLLVLGLKALELWMQLHEAGVGPEEAGKTPGSSPPHPPTQGVGLASLVAPLLVSQAMGLALYVLPVLGQHVATQHFPVAEAEAVVLTLLAIYAAGLALPHNTHRVVSTQAPDRGWMALKLVALIYLALQLACITLTNFSLGFLLAASMVPAAAVTKPSGPRPLYTALLVLTSPAATLLGSLFLWRELQEAPLSLAEGWQLFLAALAQGVLEHHTYGSLLFPLLALGLYPCWLLFWNVLFWK; translated from the exons ATGGGCCTCCTGTCGGACCCGGTGCGCCGGCGCGCCCTCGCCCGTCTCGTGCTGCGCCTCAACGCGCCGCTCTG CGTGCTGAGCTATGTGGCGGGCATCGCTTGGTTCCTGGCGCTGGCTTTCCCGCCGCTGACCCAGCGCACTTACATGTCGGAGAACGCCATGGGCTCCACCATGGTGGAGGAGCAGTTTGCGGCCGGAGACCGTGCCCGGAGCCTTGCCCGGGACTTCACTGCCCACCGCAGGAAGTCGGG GGCTCTGCCAGTGGCCTGGCTGGAGCGGACGATGCGGTCAGTGGGGCTGGAGGTCTACACGCAGAGTTTCTCCCGGAAACTGCCCTTTCCAGATGAGACACACGAGCGCTAT ATGGTGTCGGGCATCAACGTGTATGGCATCCTCCGGGCACCTCGCGCTGCCAGCACGGAGTCCCTGGTGCTCACCGTGCCCTGTGGCCCTGACTCAACCAACAGCCAGGCTGTCGGGTTGATGCTGGCTCTTGCTGCCCACTTCCGGG GGCAGATTTACTGGGCCAAAGACATCATCTTCCTGGTGACAGAACACGACCTCCTGGGCACTGAGGCTTGGCTTGAAGCCTACCACGACGTCAATGTCACTG GTATGCAGTCATCGCCCCTGCAGGGCCGGGCTGGGGCCATCCAGGCAGCTGTGGCCCTGGAGCTGAGCAGCGATGTGGTCACTAGCCTCGATGTGGCTGTGGAGGGGCTCAATGGACAGCTGCCCAACCTGGACCTGCTCAACCTCTTCCAGACCTTCTGCCAGAAAGGGGGGCTGTTGTGCACGCTGCAAGGCAAG CTGCAACCCCAGGACTGGACCTCAATAGATGGGCCACTTCAGAGTGTACAAACGCTGTTGCTCATGGTTCTGCAGCAGGCCTCCGGCCGCCCCCACGGTGCCCATGGCCTCTTCCTGCGCTACCGCGTGGAGGCCTTGACCCTCCGTGGCATCAATAGCTTCCGTCAGTATAAGTATGATCTGGTGGCAGTAGGCAA GGCTCTGGAGGGCATGTTCCGCAAGCTCAACCATCTTCTGGAGCGCCTGCACCAGTCCTTCTTCTTCTACCTGCTCCCTGCGCTCTCCCGCTTTGTCTCCATCGGCCTGTACATGCCGGCCGCCGGTTTTTTGCTCCTGGTCCTCGGTCTCAAG GCTCTGGAACTGTGGATGCAGCTGCATGAGGCTGGAGTGGGTCCTGAGGaggctgggaagacccctgggTCCAGTCCCCCCCACCCTCCAACACAG GGTGTGGGGCTGGCCTCGCTTGTGGCACCCTTGCTGGTCTCCCAGGCCATGGGCCTGGCACTCTACGTCCTACCAGTGCTGGGTCAACACGTGGCCACCCAGCACTTCCCCGTGGCTGAGGCCGAGGCTGTAGTGCTGACACTGCTGGCCATCTATGCAGCTGGCCTGGCGCTGCCACACAACACCCACCG GGTGGTGAGCACACAGGCCCCAGACAGGGGCTGGATGGCGCTGAAACTGGTGGCCCTCATCTACCTGGCACTACAGCTGGCCTGCATCACCCTCACCAActtctctctgggcttcctacTGGCCGCCAGCATGGTGCCTGCTGCTGCCGTCACCAAGCCCTCTGGGCCCCG GCCGCTCTACACTGCCCTGCTGGTGCTGACGAGCCCAGCAGCTACACTCCTGGGCAGCTTGTTCCTGTGGCGGGAGCTGCAGGAAGCACCACTCTCCCTGGCCGAGGGCTGGCAGCTCTTCCTGGCCGCACTGGCTCAAGGCGTGCTGGAGCATCACACCTACGGCTCTCTGCTCTTCCCGCTGCTGGCTCTGGGCCTCTACCCCTGCTGGCTGCTCTTCTGGAACGTGCTCTTCTGGAAGTGA
- the EXOSC4 gene encoding exosome complex component RRP41, with the protein MAGLELLSDQGYRVDGRRAGELRKIQARMGVFAQADGSAYIEQGNTKALAVVYGPHEIRGSRARALPDRALVNCQYSSATFSTGERKRRPHGDRKSCEMGLHLRQTFEAAILTQLHPRSQIDIYVQVLQADGGTYAACVNAATLAVLDAGIPMRDFVCACSAGFVDGTALADLSHVEEAAGGPQLALALLPASGQIALLEMDARLHEDHLEQVLEAAARASRDVHTVLDRVVRQHVQEASVLLGD; encoded by the exons ATGGCTGGGCTGGAACTTCTATCGGACCAGGGCTACCGAGTGGACGGGCGGCGCGCTGGGGAGCTGCGCAAGATCCAGGCGCGGATGGGTGTATTCGCGCAGGCCGACGGTTCGGCCTACATCGAACAGGGCAATACCAAGGCGCTGGCGGTGGTCTACGGGCCTCACGAG aTCCGAGGCTCCCGCGCACGAGCCCTGCCTGACCGGGCCCTGGTGAACTGTCAGTACAGTTCTGCAACCTTCAGCACAGGGGAGCGCAAGCGGCGGCCACACGGGGACCGCAAGTCCTGTGAGATGGGTCTGCACCTGCGTCAGACCTTCGAGGCAGCCATCCTTACACAGCTGCACCCACGCTCCCAGATTGACATCTATGTGCAG GTGCTGCAGGCAGACGGTGGGACCTACGCAGCTTGTGTGAATGCAGCCACGCTGGCAGTGTTGGACGCGGGGATACCCATGCGGGACtttgtgtgtgcctgctcagctGGCTTTGTGGATGGAACAGCTTTGGCAGACCTCAGCCATGTGGAGGAAGCAGCTGGGGGCCCCCAGCTGGCCCTGGCCTTGCTACCAGCCTCAGGCCAGATTGCACTGCTTGAGATGGATGCCAGACTGCATGAGGACCACCTGGAGCAAGTGCTAGAGGCCGCTGCCCGGGCTTCCCGGGATGTACATACCGTACTGGACCGTGTGGTCCGGCAGCATGTACAAGAGGCCTCTGTCTTGCTGGGGGACTGA